The region ctcctccacacttagggccccttcacactggtcgattctgctacgattacgacgcatttgcgtcatattcgacatcgcagtacgagctcgtagccagcggtcacactctacgatgttaacgctttttctgacgtagttgcgatgtgaacgtcacgcgtcgcaatcgtacgctacccttcacaccgccatagtcctacgactccgagcgtgacgtattaccagcatgggcgtgctaaaacgtcacgcccaatcaggagacaggtatgcggaagcccaacccacgtagtcgcattacgagctcgtatgaccgccgtcacatactacgatttcgaccgccacagcgagacatttacgacgaaagaaagttctgctctttctttcacatcgtacgatgctgggctgcgtcgcaaatcgtaacgccatgtcacactttgcaacctcggaacgaggacggataaacgtcacaaatcgaacgctcgttcagactttgattgcacagtgtgaaggggcccttattcactcctcacctaatcaactccaagacttctcccgaatatcccccatcctctggaattctgtgccccaacacgtccgactatcacccacattcggatccttcagacggagcctgaaaacccatctcttcaggaaagcatacagcctgcagtgaccccgctgtgtcctcaccactaccaaagctaccgcctcaccaacaccggagctcctacaaccctcaacctactgtctccttccccataatcctgtagaatgtaagcccgttagggcagggtcctttctcctctgtatcagtctgtaattgttatttTGTTTATTGTAAATTGCATGTAAccgcttctcatgtacagcaccatggaatcaatggtgctatattaataaataataataataataatccgaaTGCTGTCCATATTTTACTATTTAATGGGTAAtggaaacatgaaaaaaaaaataagaaaatctgAAAACCACGATGATGGTAAGAAGTGACACAAAGATCAAATATGGATGAGAATCAGATCAAGAACATTgttgaaaaattgtgaaaaatGTTCTTGCATGCAAAAATATAATCGATGTCTGAAGGAGGCCAAGGTGTAAGGATGTGAAGTAACTAATTGTTTCCATTTATTGTATTTAGCCATTGTAATTTTTTTCCATAAAGACTGCTACAAAAATGTTATAGGGAAACTACAATGGGAACAGATATTTTAATTTTCTATGTGATCGTCCTCATCCATCTGGTATATCAGTTGTTGGGTTTGAACCTTCAAAGAGGAAATAAAAAAGTGCTTCACGTCGTTCTCCATGTTTTTGCAGTAGAAACTGGTAAAGAAAAGCCAGATAAAGGTCTAATGCAGTTCTCACATCAGTTATGGTCAGTTTAGACACAAGAAAACTGATCCAGCCGCAGAAAAGGCAAATCCAGCTTTAAAATGGCAGAGTAGAAGAACAGTAGACCAAATGCAAAAACACATCAAAGCAAGCATTGGTCTGATAGTGATAGGCAAATAATGAAACTGATTAGACCAGAGATTGCCATTTATATGAAATTATTTATGTGTAATGTATTTGTATGTAATAAAATAAGCCATCCCAGTTCTAACTATTTGGTGCATATTGTAGATTTTTTTGCACCTATTAGGTAAGTTCAgttattttacttttttctttcatttttgagtggattttttttacatgtgtttttatggCATTTTTTCAGCTGCATTTTTTGTCTCATTTCGGTATGTCCTGTTTTAAGTCATTCTACTTTGTTTTGGTTACTTACTGTTACTTTTATTTAAAGAAAACTttgtcatgtgcggattacatgctTATTTATTGTGATTATGCTGCAGAAAAGCATTACCATCGCATATGCATTTTTTTACCTGCCAAATTTCCCtatctcattcaagtctatggggaaaatcctcaAATAAAAAGCATATTTACAGAAAAGGAATTTGACATTTTTCAGATTTCAACAatgcactgcaggtcagtttacactgtgtAACGCAAAAAGCAAAGTGGTCACAAGATTTCTGTAAGTTACTTCAAAAATACATGCTTATAAAAGTACAGCAAAAGCTTATCGCGGAAACTGAGCCTTAAAGTTAAAGAAGTTCAAAGCTAAACATTAAGATtaagatttgtttgttttttaatcagtTTAAAATTCTGATATTATGGCAGATTTCTCAAAACTAAGGTAAAAATTGGACTTGTTCTCCACACCAACCAACCACAGCGAAGCTTTCATTCTTCCAAAACAATATAAAAATTGTAAGATCAGCTCCGATTGCTTGGAATGGACAACGTGGTCGGTTTTTCTCTAAGACAGTTTTTACAAATCTGCATTTAATGAATTATGATATCACATAGCGATAGATTCGAACAggctaaggctgcattcacactggGGCTTTTTTTCCCCCGGGGTTttttttttggctctgcaactaaaCTAATGCTAAGTTGGCATTGATGTCAAGTGTTACATATTTACATTATGAAAAACATGACGGATTTATCATACTAGATTCCGTACCCGTTTCCTTATAGTCAGTATCTCATGTCTTCTTTTTTACTAATTCATAGAAAAATATTGCTATTTTAACCTAAATAAATTCAAACAATAAATAAAAGTGTGAACAGAGTTTTTCAATGTTCTATGCCAATAATGTTAGGGTCACAAGATAGTATAAAAAAATCGGCCCCAttgtcatccagaaaagtgggacgatttttttcACACTTGTCATCCATCTACAATCTGTATTTTTACaggtattaatcatttacaggatcatttacaatttcctatgttacagaattgcaatatatCCATGAAAATCAgatactatactgtggcatccgattttttttctcgcacccatagattagaatgggtgagtctcatccgacTTTCAAAGTCAAATTGTAGGTGAAAAAAATCGTCCATCTGCACCGCAtcattgaataacatgggtcagtgGGCTAGTCAGTAAAAATGGGATAGCACACGTCCGGTTTATGCACTCGAGTGCATGAGCTCTAAAGGAAAAAATAGATTGTGATGAATCCTTAAAAAAATGCTCCAAACAGAACTTTTGAGGGTTGTTACACTCAGTTTGAGTCCCATGAGAATGAACAGTTTGGCTTTTTAGGTGAAAGTATACATTAATCACAAGGAAATGGCGCCATGGTAATGGAGTGGCTTCATGTTGCGCTATACCTTCAGGACTGAGTTTTCTATAGAAATCTATTGTGCTTGTGGTTCGATTACCCCCTATCAGCAATGTAACTATCGTTCTACAATCCATTAATATTTTAGATTACTTCTTGATTTATTTTACCATTGtatcaggggtggacatatcattggtgcaatctgtgcagccacacaggggccaaATAAGTAAAGGGGCCCACTCTCATCCTCAAAGCTATCATCTGTCACTGACACATGAAGGAGTGAATTATCATGAACTGTTGGACTGCAGAGGGCCCATATACAGTTATTGCACAGGGACCCCGTGTCCGCCCCCCAGGCATTGTACCattctatatatacagacatacccacaTAAACACAATCATGCACACAGAAACACGCAAACCTTCACATgaccacacacatatacacaaacaTACATGAGAACTTGCTCAACAACTGTTAAAACCGGCGGAAACTATTattatactactactactactaatataaATATTTTCCATGATTATCAATATAAGCAATTTTGAAATATATGATAACAACTAACGACAAAATCATAAGCCAAATCTATCATGTTTTTATTAAATGCAATTTAATTCTGTGTTCTGTCTGAGACATATACTGGTCAATTATTCCTTCCCACTGATCAAGAATATAAAAATCAAATCTTtcagattagatttttttttttcatccacagAAAACTTTTCTTAATCTATCATTTAGGTTTTGGACTGATAAATTAGTACAGAAATGGCCACCATAAGATAAGACTGTGCAAAAGAATAGTTTTTATATTACAATGATAATTACATTGAAAATGGAACTGATGGAAGTTAGCCATCAATACAACAAAGTGTAAGataaattaagtttttttttcctATCAAGGTAAAATGTGGGCCATGTACCAACAGGGTTTCTGCTTGACCCTAttgtttttttgtgatatatttgtATATCACCAATATATTTTATAATACGTCATAGGTATACTCCAGCTAATATTTTTATATGGGACTGATCAATTGATACATTTTTCATAAGTTGGTCAACCCATTCTACTGTGACTTCAATgttatttaacaacaaaaaaaagttggaaaatgaaAAAAGATATAATAATGGGAAAAGCAtgtctctataaatatatatttttccttagGTTGCGATTTTTAATGCAAAACTGAATGGACAAAGGATCGGACATAGGTGACAAACATATATACAGCATAAttgatatactatatatatatatatatacacacacatatactgtatatatatatctataactatatataataaatatatatatatatatatatatatatatatatatatatataaagtcttTCATCATGTACAAAATTACAATCTAAAAGCACTGATCTTAATAATCCCTATAATAGGCAAGAAAAATTCAGCAAGATGTTAGCAAATATTTTTTCACATATTCACTCCTTTCATGAGTCCAACAACAACTCCTACATGACTCCTACATTTTCCCATTAAAGTCTAACATACGAAAAGAATTAAACAGTAATAGAATTTGGACAGAATAACTACTTGTGATTTGTCATTGTTGACTATAGATCAGGCACTTTTGTAGGTATGAATAATGGATGGTTGTGTATGGAAATTAATTACACCTAAATAAAAACTATTCcaatacatagaacacacatacattTATTACAATATGTCAGGTAGTATGTAAAATTATTTGTACTGTATTTAACATAACTGTAGCCCATGTACAAATATAATCATTTCCAGCCAAAATATGATGCTAATTGGCAGTTCCCCTAATATGTGCCCCTGTGTTTAGCTCCCTGCCTCATACATGCACCTGTTCCCAGGAGCCAGCACTTGTCCTGCCTGCTGCCCTGTCTATATATGCACCAATGTCCTAACTAATAAAATACTTTTCTATAGATTGTGTTTGTCTTGTTGGTTTAGAACTTCTATTCGTTCCAGGAATGATAACAGTGTCCAAACCCAAGACCTTCTGGCTTCCATCACAGCATCTGATTCTTATAAAATGTCTCCAAGTCGTAAAAGTATCTCACATTCTGTAGGACAATCAGCTCTTTTACTGACTTTTATAGAGCAGATTTTTACTATGGACAACTCCTTGTAAATTAGCATCCTCGTCTATAAAAAGCCACTAATGAGCAGTATAAAAGCCTCATCATGTCAAGCTCCAATTATAGAAGTCACAATCTTAGATAAACATAGATAcaaagaatagatagataataataataaatagatagatgatagatagatagatagatagatagatagatagatagatagatagatagatagataatagatgatatataaatagatctatagatagataatagaatgatagatagataataaatagatagaaaagaatttagatatatgaatagatagaagaCAAACAGACGTATTCATGCAAATTAAACAACGCTGCTTGTATTCCCTACGGATATAGACCTGTAAAGTGGTATATACCCTGTGGATAGACATTTGAGATGTGGACAAACTAAGTCTATGTAGGCGTGTGCCTGTAAGTGTATGAAATACATCAATGCATGTAACCATATGGAAAGGAATAATAATCATTAAGGAATGATtttccatgtgtgtgtgtgtatatatatatatatatatatatatatatatatatatatatatatatatatatatatatatatatatatatatatatacattatgtaTTTAGAATTATATATGCATGGACaaaccatatatatatacacatatgtttgTTGCAGGGATGCAAATGTGTTTATATATGAGTATGCAAAGAGCTTAACTGGGATTTGTACTAATATTTGTATTTCTTTACTGTTTATTTTTCTTCCCTATTACCTcaaatacacaggtttatatagatttatacaatttatttacattattattgctttattattattttatatagtcCTCGCCTGACTATGGGGATCTGCATTAAGCTGTGTGCATAGTTTTGTCGGAACAACAGCAAATTGCTATATGTCTTTGTCTATTCTTCAGCCCCCTTACTTCATTCTCTCGTCTTTAtcattctttttctttctttctttctttctttctttctttctttctttctttctttctttctttctctctctctttctttctttctctctttctttctctttcttttctttctttctctctttctttctttctctttcttttctttcacATCTGTCACAATATCCCTTCCATTTCTCTTTATGTATCTCTTTCCGTATTTAATCCTTCAGTCCTCTCTTTCTTTTCCTCTCGTCTCTCGGTCTCCTACTTTCcccttttctctttctctctctcctgcctcttctctcattATATCCCTTTATCTCTCTTTGGCTGTACATGTAGGGAATGTTCAAGAAGCGCAGAGATCCGATTTTACTAATGgtgatgatgatgacgatgatgaagATCCGTTTCCACCCATGAATCTTATTTCTGTTGTGGCCCGCAGTCAGGAGCCCCCCTGAGTCTCCCGGCCGCCTGAGCCTGCACAATGAAGGTAAAGCCGCAGCAGAGCTGTCCTGTCACCTACCTTCCCTGACTTGGTGCTTGAAAGTCATAGGGGCCGCGATGTCTCCGCCATGTACAGTCACGCCTGGACCATGATGGGCGAGGGGGCTCCCCTGTGCTTGCCAGTGGTGCCCTGGGGTCACATATCCTGCTCCTGGACCCCCATACACCCCATACTGGTTGCTAGAAGGGTAGGCGCAGGCTTGGACGAAGCCACCCACGGTGGAGAGACTCGAAGCGGCCTGCAGCATGGACAGGAGGAAAGAGCAGAAAGAGAGGAGGGTCAGCAATGAACACGGTCACTTCTTGTTGGAAATCTTATCTGTCTACTGGGAATAATAAAGCTGACAGGGAGTCATACAGGAGGCAACCATGTTCTGAATGAGCTTAACTACGGCACATCTGTACAATGTCCAGTGATATTACTgcatacgtgtatatatatataagataaaatgtatatatatatatatatatatatatatatatatatatatatatatataatcactacTGAGCCAATGTAGTTACCTGTGGGTATTTGATATCACGTTCTACAGACTTTAACCTACTGTACAATGGAAGAACCAgaacccacatatatatatatatatatatatatatatatatatatatatatatacatatatacatgtgtatatatatatatatatatatatatatatatatatatatatatatatatatatatatatatatatatatatatatatatatatatacacacacacacacatatcactACTGAGCCATTGTAGTTACCTGTGGGTATTTCATATCAGATTCTACAGATTTTTCTATTCCATTGATGTTCTGGGCAGCAGAAAATCCTGTCCTGTTAATGCTTGTCCATTCTTCCATTTTGGGGGAATACACAGCACCATCTGCACCAGCAATAGCTCCTAAACCAACACACACATATAGATCTATGAAGCCATATAATATAATAAGTAAAATATTAAATACTATAAAATAACTATAAGTATAAAATATACATTCTATGTTGTACTCAGACACATTAATTAACATTGTCGGACTCAAATAGCCACTGTGCTATTTATGTATTCTAGTCAATATATGTGTgtgagtgcgtgtgtgtgtgtgtatatatgtatatgtatagatatatgtgtatattatatatatatatatatattcatactaTCATATGTATAAGTTTatctgtgtttatatatatatatatatatatatatatatatatatatatatacagacacattTATATATGAATATTTGTACACAGGCATACATATATAAACAcgcaacaattatatatatataaataaatatatgtattgaTATATGTCATTAACGTAAATAAGTTCGAGATGTAGCAATAAATTACATTTAATTCCTTTTATTCGGGAACACAtgtaagacctgcatctcaattcgTACTGTATATCTGCACCGCGATTTATCTCTCCGTGTAATTAAAATATGCAGAACAGATGTAATCTTTTCTAGTATTAAATGAAAATGGCTTCATAAAACATTCATAAAGGTTATAATGTATTTCATAATGACTTATATCGATACTAGTATATAAATACGTATAGAAATAATTTCATTTGAAGTTCTGAAAATTAAATATTTCTGTTATTTGCCTTTAGTTTTTTCTTATTTAATTACAAGCACTTATAGTTAAAACATTCTACTATTTGCTTTTAGTTGGGGCAAAAACAACTTGATGTCACTAGTAGCTAGATGTTGGCATCTTGTCTCTCATCAATGGGTAAATATTTGACAAAGAAATCGTTTGGTTTGAGCTATCCTATAATACCTATATTAGAACTTAAGCCATTTATTTAACCAAACCTTAGTAGCCAAAGAACCCAGAAATGTTTGCAAAGATGTAGGTATTAAATATGTGCTTAGCTCCATGTGCAGAGTAGAATATGAAATAGAAAGTTTAGAGATGGAAGGATTTTTGTTCCCTATTTTCTGTGAGAATGTTTTTATTTGCAGTGTGAAAACCCCACGCTTGAAAGCTCATCTGTTGACACCCAGTTCTAGCACTTTCCACCAACTCACCTGTTTGTTCCATAAAGGTGCGGATGCCTAGGATGTTGTTGACGGAATGAGCTGAGGGCCAGGACCTGGCAATGCTGACATGTCCAGGTGGCATGTGGACTCCATGATGGTGGCTGCCCATTTTAGCAGAGCCGGGGGAGATCGGGTTTGGATAAGGATATTGGTAGATGTGATTGTATGGTAATGTTGGCTGTGAACTCGGCTGCTTGCTGCTCTCATATTGACTAGGTTGAGACAAGTTCCCAATTTTATTCCTTAAAATCCTACTAATTGAGCTGACAGAGGGCACGTTGTACTTATCACAGACGTTGTCAGCCAGAAGACGGTCCCTGATCTCCCAAGCAAAGATGCCAGGATCTCCTTGTTTGTACTCCCTGATGTGCTTCACCACGTTAGGAGTGGTGACCCTGGGCTTGCTCCCTCCAATGGCCCCAGGTAGGATCGAGCCTGTCTCGTtgtatctggccaggattttactaACACATCCATGAGAAACTCGTAGTTGTCTGCTAATATCACAAGGCCTGATTCCGAGCTGGGCCAACTCCACTATCCTCAGCCTGATGGCATTGGGCAGGGGTCTTCCGTTCACAAATACACCACCCAGCTGGTTCACTTCTCCATAAGCTTGTTCTGCACAGCAAGGAAATAAAATAACATTAACGTGTATATATACGGAGCTGATATTTGCAATACTATACATGAACATTCCTTTAGAATAATTGGCTTAATCTTTTATGCCATCCTACAGAATAAAAATAGCATTAATGTACATGGAGCTGATATTTACAAGACTATATACATGAACATTCCTTTAGAATAATTGGCTTAATCTTTTATGCAATCCTACAGAATAAAAATAACATTAATGTAGATGGATCTGATATTTACAAGACTATATATATGAACATTCCTTAAGAATAATTGGCTTAATCTTTCCATGACATCTATAAATATATAAATGCCGAATAGtcgtatatatctatatctatatatgtatgtaGCAGACATATGACATGGTTGCTTTATATATGATTTTAAAAAAATCATCCACAGACAATGTAATCACAAGCAGTTGCTTCTGACAATGCGACTTTCCTGTGCGCACGGATGACGGATGCGTTTTTTAGCCATCATTTGACTATATCTGAACTTTAGAAATAAACGCAGCTTACCCATCCCGCAAGAACAGAATGAGAGAAACAACTTCTACACGGAAAAATCAGGAAACTCAAACAGATGTAACCCCGAGCTACATGGAGGGAGAGAGCTGAGCCTTCTCCAATGGGCTGGATGAGGAGGAGTGTTCTTCAGCTCTCACAGCCACTTCCTCCCCTGGAACTGTGCTCTGCTGTGTTTGCCCAGAAACTTCTCTCAGGCAGGAGAACAAAAGCTCAAGGTGATCTTCATCCCATCGGGCAGAAGGACTGCAGCTATTATCTCCAAGTGGAGTGGATTGAGCTCTCACTTTGACGTGTCTTCCACGTCAATCTTGGTGGTCAGGCTGCAGGAGCCACCGAGGACATCCCATTGGTTACCGTCATCTTAAACTTCCTCCTAGTTCTTCTCGAGTAACCCTAGCCCTGTCTTCTGCTGGAATGTCTCCATCTACTCATCCTAAAACAACACTAGCTGCCATCTTAAAAGGGTTTCCGAGCTCCCTGGCAGCCCTATCCATCATGTCTTCTCTTCTAAATGCTCAGCCATGAGTAGGGCATTTTTCTAAAACAATATAGAAACtgatcttttcttcttttttttttctcctttactGACCTTCATCTGAAACATTAACATTCTATATTCACACAGTttacaaagtacattttttttgttgCATCATCTGGAAATCATTACATTGTATATGTTCTTTGAATTGCAAATGAAGACTTGcagaactaaaaaaaaaaggtCTTCTCAAGAAAAGAATTGCATGGACCAAACAATTCAGCTGGATGGCACCTGTTAAAATACAGAGCCATGAGTTCTGTTGGCACATGGTGGCTTTCTGGTGCGTGGTCAGGCGAGGTGATTGGTGGAGATGACATGGGCTGTGTGATGTGAGGGCATGTGGCAGCAGAAGAGCGACTCTGGGCTGATCACAGCAGCAGATAGACCGTGTTCCCACGTACTCAGCTAGGGGCTTCTCAGGATCGGAGAGCAAACACTGCTGCCCATAGGAGGATGTGTACACAGATCAGGTGGCGGAGATGCGTTATCTCCTATTGTCAATACAGAAATATAGCTCCACTTCCCAAATGTGTTTACAGAGACGAATCAAAACCTTCCCAAAGCTCCAGACTAATGTAATAATAGCAACACATCTCAATTACTGGAGACAGAAACAATAATGTGTTACTTAGAGAACAGGTCCAATAGCATCATGTGCACAGTGCGGTACCGCAGGTGCAGATACAAATAAATGACCCCAATCCACAACTACCATTCTATGTAATGTTGTATGGACAGCACCTAATACGGTTTATCCACAAGGTTTAATTCATGACTTATTTCTAAAGAATCGTTGCAATTTATCTGCAATCGAAAttgtttatcatctatctattatctatctatcatctatctatctatctattatctttctagtatctttctatctatctatctatctatctatctatctatctatctatctctctatctattatctatctatttatctgtctgtagataaatagatagacagacagatagatagacattaaaattattattattatatacaaaaGTTTACATCGGTTCATGAGCAGACAATATTAATTGCATGTAGCAGTATAAATGTAGCCTATGATTAACCTAATAGTTGCATTTTATTTGTCTTACTCTTTGTTTGCAAATATGAAGAAtaatgcatctatctatctatctatctatctatctatctatctatctatctatctatctatctatctagaaaaagagaacaaaaagcagcaccaaaagaaatcaAAGGGTGCAAAACATCTTTCCAGGTATACACCAAaactcatgctat is a window of Ranitomeya variabilis isolate aRanVar5 chromosome 2, aRanVar5.hap1, whole genome shotgun sequence DNA encoding:
- the PAX1 gene encoding paired box protein Pax-1; the encoded protein is MEQAYGEVNQLGGVFVNGRPLPNAIRLRIVELAQLGIRPCDISRQLRVSHGCVSKILARYNETGSILPGAIGGSKPRVTTPNVVKHIREYKQGDPGIFAWEIRDRLLADNVCDKYNVPSVSSISRILRNKIGNLSQPSQYESSKQPSSQPTLPYNHIYQYPYPNPISPGSAKMGSHHHGVHMPPGHVSIARSWPSAHSVNNILGIRTFMEQTGAIAGADGAVYSPKMEEWTSINRTGFSAAQNINGIEKSVESDMKYPQAASSLSTVGGFVQACAYPSSNQYGVYGGPGAGYVTPGHHWQAQGSPLAHHGPGVTVHGGDIAAPMTFKHQVREVMNRKPISPIIKHQHQDALSSVH